From Oncorhynchus nerka isolate Pitt River unplaced genomic scaffold, Oner_Uvic_2.0 unplaced_scaffold_2440, whole genome shotgun sequence:
TTGAGAGATCAACagcaaataaaaacaacagtgaaGCTAGAGAGTACAGATGGAGAAGGAGATGACCCATAGAACTAGAACTCATCCGATTATTTCTATGGATGGAACACAGATTCAAACAGAatggagagaataaagagagaagagaagagaaacagaTGAACACTACAGTTTAACAGGACAGAGGAAATAAGGGAAAGCACCATAGAGGTTACAGGTTCATCAGGCAGAGCGAAGTAAAACCCAGAATGAGGCTGCCATAGAAAAAGGATAAAGTGGGTTGAGCATTATGCAAAGCAGAGAGAAGATGGATAGAAGCTCAACAATGAAAATAAGAAAAAATGTTTTGTTACAGTTAATTAGTTGAGAGAAGTAATGGCTCCTGAATGCTTTTTTGACAAGTGAAACATTTTTAGAATCAGAGGTAGATTGTTAGGAAAGCAAAAACATACGTACATTTTATGCAAATTATAGTTTTCTGGTTCTAGAAGCATTTCAAAAAAGATTACTGTGCACATTAACAATACCAGTGCCATTGCTGTCTCTCATAGCTTGTGCTTTGAGTATTGATGTCGTCACATACTccaacacacaagcacacacacacacacttcaacgtCCTCAAACAGTGCGCTACATCATTAACAAAACTCATCAAAATAAGTTATTTAACTGTATAAAATGTCATTGTACTCTACAACTTGACTCTTGAGAAGTCAAAGGCTCAGACGTtgatcaatttttttttttacaaaggtCAACATGTAGAGAAACCAGTATTGTTGTGCCACTTGAGTTGCAGTATTTCACCATGAAGTCCAGCCAATGAAAAATAAAATGGCTCACATTCAACTCTCTCTGTTAGAATAGTGAAAGAGTAGCTTATAACCCAGGTACGGAGGCAGAAATCTTTACATTCTTAAACCCTGGAACAAATCTGTGGCACAAACAATACAGATTAAGTGTAAAATAAAGATTTTAAATAACTGTCTATACATTAGATCAGGCTCTTTATTCTATATGTATTCTCTGATAGAATAAATCgttaataactactacagtatttACACGTTCAGTCGGTTGGATTTGACAGTCTCCAAGTGGAGGGAGTCAGACAGGAGGTGACACAGAGCTCAGTGATGTCATAACCTGTCCTGAGTTATTGTCCTGGGACTGGCCAATCCCGGATGAGGTGGCGGGGTCACAGAACGGCTTCCAGGCTCCCATTGGGCAGCTCAGTAAGGGGTGAAGCGGTTGTATCCTCCTCTGTACAGACTGGCCTAGAAATAAGTAGAAGATATGATGGTGAATTGGTGCCCACTGGCGGGTTGAGACGGATTCCTTTTTGAGACTCGATTAAAGTCTGGCTCGTGGCTAGAAACAATGGTCTGGACTTAGTGGGTCATATGAACACTTTAAACGTTGGAGAGGTACTGCTATGAGTTTTAAAGAGGCTCACCATTGTTCCGACACCGTATGTTGCCGTGGGTCCCACTGAATGGTGGTAGGGATCCGTTGCAGCAGCATAAACTCGGCCATATCTGATGGACAGACAAAACAAAACGCCAAATGAGAAAACATACTAAACCAGcatggtctcatagactagacgtaacatagtaaacacaaatccgggacactcaaattattATGATATGTTACCTTTGGtacggttacataagacagaaggttacttaaggaaaaaaggagaggagggtgggcgGTTCAGAGTGGCTGGGTGGGCGTTTAACTCAAACGTCATGTTCGAATTTCGTTACGGACAACTTTGGCATTTTAGCTAGAAACTTTGCAATTACTTAtgactttttagctactttgtaaCTACTTTGCATGTTAGCTaactcttcccctaaccctttaacataactcctaaaccctaaccttaaccctagccttaacccctaGCCAATGTTAGCGACCTAggtaacgttagccacaacaaattggaattcgtatcATACGTATTGCAAATTcttaacatattgtacgaattgttgccattcgtaacatatcatacgaaatggatgatgaaCATCCATAAatgaatacatacagtggggcaaaaaaagtattttgtcagccaccaattgtgcaagttctcccacttaaaaagatgagaggcctgtaattttcatcataggtacacttcaactatgacagacaaaatgagaaaaagaattccagaaaatcacattgtaggttttttaatgaatttatttgcaaattatggtggaaaataagtatttggtcacctacaaacaagcaagatttctgtctctcacagacagaacttcttctttaagaggctcctctgtcctccactcattacctgtattaatggcacctgtttgaacttgttatcagtataaaagaaacctgtccacaacctcaaacagtcacactccaaactccactatggccaagaccaaagagctgtcaaaggacaccagaaacaaaattgtagacctgcaccaggctgggaagactgaatctgcaataggtaagcagcttggtttgaagaaatcaactgtgggagcaattattaggaactgggagacatacaagaccactgataatctccctcgatctggggctccacgcaagatctcaccccgtggggtcaaaatgatcacaaaaatccaagaaccacacggggggacctagtgaatgacctgcagagagctgggaccaaagtaacaaagcctaccatcagtgacacactacgctgccagggactcaaatcctgcagtgccagacgtgtccccctgcttaagccagtacatgtccaggcccgtttgaagtttgctagagagcatttggatgatccagaagatgattgggagaatgtcatatggtcagatgaaaccaaaatataactttttgttaaaaactcaactcgtcgtgtttggaggacaaagaatgctgagttgcatccaaagaacaccatacctactgtgaagcatgggggtggaaacatcatgctatggggctgtttttctgcaaagggaccaggacgactgatccgtgtaaaggaaagaatgaatggggccatgtatcgtgagattttgagtgaaaacctccttccatcagcaagggcattgaagatgaaacgtggctgggtctttcagcatgacaatgatcccaaacacaccgcccgggcaacgaaggagtggcttcgtaagaagcatttcaaggtcctggagtggcctagccagtctccagatctcaaccccatagaaaatctttggagggagttgaaagttcgtgttgcccagcaacatccccaaaacatcactgctctagaggagatctgcatggaggaatgggccaaaataccagcaacagtgtgtgaaaaccttgtgaagacttacagaaaatgtttgacctctgtcattgccaacaaagggtatataacaaagtattgagataaacttttgttattgaccaaatacttattttccaccataatttgcaaataaattcatcaaaaatcctacaatgtgattttctggatttttttctctaattttgtctgtcatatgatgaaaattacaggcctctctcatctttttaagtgggagaacttgcacaattggtggctgactaaatacttttttgccccactgtaccataCCAAACGTATCATTCTAATTTGAGTGTCTTGGATTTTCGTTCACTATGTCCGTCCAGGTTACTAAACAGATGTGCTAGTACTGTGTTAGAACAAACAGTGAGGTCCCATAGACCAGACTTGAAGACCACACTACCTCAACATTAGAGTGCTGCTTATCTCATGTTCTAAGTCCCCATTTGAAGGAAAAAGTCTTTGAAATCCTCATACAAACAGAGTCACATTGTCAGTCATTGGGCGCTGCTGCTCACCCATCACTGTATGTTGCTGTGGCAGCGGATGGTGATTGGGCAACTCTGTACGCTGCAGGATACCCGCCCTGATAGGaaaaaagacattcagagacaagATAAACTTTTAGCTAAATACAAGGCAGACAGCCTGAAATAAGCTGAAATCAGAAGAAAAATGTCCACTTACATAGACTTCAGCTCCATATAATCCATCTTGGTACAGCACACTGAAAGGAGACATTCTATCATTCACACATTAAACAGtgaaaattaaatcatttactTACACTCACAATGGAAATGGTTATTCATTTTTAAAATAGATTTATTGAAGATAGAAATGATCTTACCCAGGGTAGGCGGGCATGGCAGTGGGTGCGGCTGCAGCAGCTGAGCGAATTGTGTTGTAGACAGCCCGGCCCCGCCCACGCAGTGGTGAGCCCCGATAGGCCAGGGTGGGAGCAGCTACGGGGTAGGGGAAACTGgcaactgaggagagagagaaagagagagagcttacagtaCCCACTAGGATATGTACTGTAGCCACCCTGCCTTTAGAAGCAGGTTTATTGACTCCCCCAAGGGAACATGCTTTCTTGGAGCCATCGATAAGAGGTTGAGTATCACAGGTGGGATCTGAACCCGGGTCTCCTGCTAGGGAAACCCACGTCTTAACCATTAGACCTCCGCTACAAGGGGTCATGAATTCCGATTGGGTTTGATAGGGATACAGTACTAGAACATATATGACAAGGACAATCTAATACTGAAGTAATCAAACTCACCCGAAAACTCACATTGAAACTCACCGGTGTAGAGTTCAGGTGCATACATCGCTCCCATGACAGGGTTGATCTTCCATCCAGGggctacaaagagagagagagagaaggagagagagaaggagagagagaaggagagaagttaagagagagaaagagagagagagagagagagagagaaagagagacggagagagagaaggagagagagagagagagagagagagagagagaagttaagagcgagaaggagagagagagagagagagagagagagagagagaagttaagagcgagaaggagagagagagagagagagagagagagagagagagaagttaagagcgagaaggagagagagagagagagaaggagagagagagagagaaagagagaaagggagagagatgttgagagaaggagaaagagaggttaaacaacaagtaaaggaagaaagagacagTGGAGATCATGGAGAATaaagggaaaacacagacacagatcaGAAGTACAGAGTGCATGTCCACCCCTCCCACATGCCACGGAAAGATGTGTCCAAATAACTTTAGGTATCTTACTTGAAACCTCACCATTCACAAGTGGTGTTTGGGGTTTCTTGGTGACTATTCTGGCTGTAGCATTGTTCACCTGCACAGACAGAGGGTACAATttcttagacagacagacagataaacagataTTCAAGATAGACATACTATAGATAGTTATTCCTCACCTCAACCTTCCTCCCCTCAACGATAGTTCCGTTCAGTTTTTCCCTTGCTCGGTCTGCCTCCATTGCGCTCTCAAAGGTCACGAACCCAAAACCCTGAGAGACGGAAGAAGAAACATTTCTGATTGTCCAACTTGTCATTGTCTTGGTAAGGCAAAAAATAATAGGGCAACCAGGTTTCATTTGTTCAGTTTGTAATTTCTGATATTGAGTGGTCTCTCACCTTTGACCCTCTCTCATTAAAGATAATCTCCACATCCAGGATCTTGCCAAATTGCTGAAAGACAAAACCAGATCACAATCTTGTCCACAGGTTATCATTGAGGTTATAAGAGATGACAATGTTTCGTAGGATGACTTCATGTCTTGTGGATAATAAACCTGGACATAACCACTAGTTGTGTCTCTCACCCCAAACATCTGTCTGAGGTCCGGGTCTCTGAAGCGGAAGGGGATGTTGGAAACATGGAGACGCTTGGGCTGGGCCTTGCCTGACCCCTCCTCATCGCTACCACTTCCTGCTCCGCCCCCTGATGATACTGACACGCTCAGAGCCTGGGAGTCAGAGGTCACCGGAACCAGGGCATCGTCCTgggtgagagaagaggaggaggagaggaagagaggaagaagaaaaggACAAAAAGAAAgaatagaggagatgaggaggaaagaaaggaaggagaggagtgaaggaaggaagaagaggagaaagagaatagaCAGAGGAAGAGCAGGAGACAAAAAAAAGAAGGCGgaaaggatggggagaggaggaggatagaaagacagagagcaggagaagaagaaaaaggaggaaaggatgaggagaggatgaggatagaaggacagagagcaggagaagaagaaaaaggaggaaaggatgaggagaggaggaggagaggaggaggatagaaggacagagagcaggagaagaagaaaaaggaggaaaggatgaggagaggaggaggatagaaggacagagagcaggaaaataagaaaaataaggaggaaaggatggggagaggaggaggatagaaggacagagagcaggagaagaagaaaaaggaggaaaggatgaggagaggaggaggatagaaggacagagggcaggagaagaaggaaaggatgaggagaggaggaggattgaaggacagagagcaggagaagaagaaaaagaaggagcaaaggatgaggagaggaggaggatagaaggacagagagcaggagaagaagaaaaagaaggaggaaatgatggggagaggaggaggatagaaggacagagaacaggagaagaagaaaaagaaggaggaaaggatgaggagaggaggaggatagaaggacagagagcaggagaagaagaaaaataaggagtaaaggatggggagaggaggaggatagaaggacagagagcaggaaaagaggaaaaaggaggaaagaaggacagagagcaggagaagaagaaaaaggaggaaaggatgaggagaggaggaggagaggaggaggatagaaggacagagagcaggagaagaagaaaaaggaggaaaggatgaggagaggaggaggatagaaggacagagggcaggagaagaaggaaaggatgaggagaggaggaggattgaaggacagagagcaggagaagaagaaaaagaaggagGAAAttatggggagaagaggaggatagaaggacagagagcaggagaagaagaaaaagaaggaggaaaggatggggagaggaggaggattgaaggacagagagcaggagaaggATATAAAAAGGTTCAAGGAAAAACAGAAAGAAGTCAGAGGAAACTAAGGACATGTTGCCAGTGGTCCATGCATGCACCTCTGAATAGACAACTAATTTTGAAAGATTTAGTAAAGTTCTGAgataaaaacagatttttttccaCAAAATGTTTCTTTAAAATCTATCAAAACAGTTCATATGTTCTGGTACAGTGTCCCATTACAGAGGCATCGCAATGGATTGGAAAAATTGTGATAATTTTAATTGAATTAAGTGATCACAACTCAGTCCAAATAAGCATTCAGAAAATTCAAAGATCCTTCAGGAGTGAGGAGGCGTGAACAGTACCTCATTT
This genomic window contains:
- the rbfox1l gene encoding LOW QUALITY PROTEIN: RNA binding protein fox-1 homolog 1-like (The sequence of the model RefSeq protein was modified relative to this genomic sequence to represent the inferred CDS: deleted 1 base in 1 codon); this encodes SERVSIIRGGAGSGSDEEGSGKAQPKRLHVSNIPFRFRDPDLRQMFGQFGKILDVEIIFNERGSKGFGFVTFESAMEADRAREKLNGTIVEGRKVEVNNATARIVTKKPQTPLVNGEVSTPGWKINPVMGAMYAPELYTVASFPYPVAAPTLAYRGSPLRGRGRAVYNTIRSAAAAAPTAMPAYPGVLYQDGLYGAEVYGGYPAAYRVAQSPSAATATYSDGYGRVYAAATDPYHHSVGPTATYGVGTMASLYRGGYNRFTPY